ggatgtggggtgcagGAAGGGATGGGTGCAGGAAGGGATGtggggtgcaggagggatgggtgctgggggacgtggggtgcagggagggatgggtgctgggggatgtggggtgctgggggacgtggggtgcaggagggatgggtgctgggggacatgggatgcaggagggatgggtgctggggggatgtggggtgcagggagggatgggtgctggggggcgcggggtgcaggaggggtggggtgctggggggatgtggggtgcagGAAGGGATGGGTGCAGGAAGGGATGtggggtgcaggagggatgggtgctgggggatgtggggtgcagggagggatgggtgctgggggatgtggggtgctgggggacgtggggtgcaggagggatgggtgctgggggacatgggatgcaggagggatgggtgctggggggatgtggggtgctgggggacgtggggtgcaggagggatgggtgctgggggacatgggatgcaggagggatgggtgctgggggatgtggggtgcaggagggacgtggggtgcaggagggacgggtgctgggggggtgtgggtgcaGGAGGGacgtggggtgcagggagggatgggtgctgcggggcgcggggtgcaggagggtgggcgcgggcgctgcggggcgcgggggtgcagcggggcgcggggtgctggggggcgcggggcgctgcggggcgcggggcagggggtgctggcGCTGACCCCCGCCTGGCGCAGGATTTCACGCGGGGGGGCCAGGCCGAGGCCACGCGCtgcggcccgcgggaggcgctgGAGCGCGCCGGGTGCCCCCCCCGCGCCGTGGTgcagccccgcggcggcgtgCGGGTGCTGGCGGACGCGGagctggggggcgggggcggccggggggggcccACCCAGCTGCGGCCCCAGAGCGtccggctgctgctgcggccCGGTgagcgggggggaggggggagggagggggggagggagatggagggagggagggaggaggggggaggagggatggagggagatggagggatggagggagatggagggagggagggagatggagggagggagggagatggagggatggagggagatggagggagagagggagggatggagggagatggagggagggagggagacgGAGGATGGAGGGagacggagggagggagggagggagatggagggatggagggagggagggagatggagggagaaggagggatggagggagggagggagatggagggatggagggagatggagggagatggagggatggagggaggatggagggagatggaggggggatggaggggatggaggggggatggaggggggatggagggatggaggggatggggaggggatgggggggatggaggggatggaggggatggaggggatggaggggatgGAGGACGGCCGTGtgggaggctggaggagggctggggcGATGGAGCCGCcgggcgctggggggcacttGGCCGAGGGGGGCCCCCACTGACCCCCGCCCCAGGGGAGGAGCAGAGCTTCCAGGTGCGCTTCCGGCGGGCGCAGGGTCACCCCGTGGACCTCTACTACCTGATGGACCTCTCCTACTCCATGCGGGACGACCTGGAGAACGTCCGCAAGCTGGGCAGCGACCTCCTGGCCGCCCTGCGCAACGTCACCTCCTCCGTCCGCATCGGTGGGCAGGCGCCGGGGCTTCCCCCCGGCGGGGCTCGGGGCGCTCGGGCCCTTCCcgcacccccaaaaccccttcGTCCCCCGCCAGGTTTCGGTTCGTTCGTGGACAAGACGGTGCTGCCTTACGTCAGCACGGTGCCCTCCAAGCTGCAAAACCCCTGCCCGGAGCGGCGGGAGCCCTGCGACCCCCCGGCCGCCTTCCGCCACGTGCTCTCGCTGACGGCCGACGCCGGGGAGTTCGCCCAGCGCGTCAGCGGCCAGCGCATCTCCGGCAACCTGGACGCGCCCGAGGGGGGCTTCGACGCCATCATGCAGGTGGCGGTCTGCGAGGTGAGCGGGCGGggtgggcggggcggggtggggcgggtggggcggggcggggcggggcgggcggggcgggggcacGCGCGTGTGGCGCCGCGTGGCACGTGCGCGAGAAGCCGGCCTGCAAACGTGGCGGCGTGCAAGGGGGTGGGCAAGCGCGCCCGGGTGCAAAAGGACGTGCACATGCGTGTGCAAGTGTGCCTGCGTGCAAGTGAGTGTGCAAAAGTGCCTGCCTGCAAGGGGGTGTGTGCACACGTGCACGAGCAACACGGCCGGGAGCGTGGTTGCATGCAACAGCGTGTGCAAGCGCGCCCGGGTGCAAAAGAATGTGCACATGCGTGTGCAAGTGTGCCTGCGTGCAAGTGAGTGTGCAAAAGTGCCTGCCtgcaagggggtgtgtgtgcactTGCTGAAGTGGCGCAGCAGGAGCGTGGCCACATGCAAGGGGGTGTGCGTGCACGTGCACGAGCAGCGTGGCCAGGAGCGTGGCTGTGTGCAAGGGGGCGTGCAAGCGCGCCTGGGTGCAAAAGAATGTGCACATGCGTGTGCAAGTGTGCCTGCGTGCAAGTGAGTGTGCAAAAGTGCCTGCCTGCAAGGGGGCGTGCGTGCGCGTGCTGAAGCGGCGCAGCGGGAGCGTGGCCGCGTGCAAGGGGCTGTGCAAGTGTGCCTGCGTTGCAAAAGCGTCTGCCTGCAAGGGAGCGTGCGTGTGCGTGCACGAGCAGCCGGGAGCGTGGCCACGTGCAAGGGAGTGTGTGTGCTCATGCATGAGCGCCGCGGCCGCAAACGTGGCGGCGTGCAAGGGGGTGTGCAAGCGCGCCCAGGTGCAAAAGAACGTGCACATTCGTGTGCAAGTGTGCCTGCGTGCAAGTGAGTGTGCAAAAGTGCCTGCCTGCAAGGGGGCGTGCGTGCGCGTGTGTGAGCAACACGGCCGGGAGCGTGGTTGCATGCAACAGCGTGTGCAAGCGCGCCCGCAAACGTGGCCGTGTGcaaggggggtgtgtgtgcgcgtgcaCGACCAGCGTGGCTGGGAGCACGCCGGCGTGCAAGGGGGTGTGCAAGCGCGCCCGGGTGCAAAAGAATGTGCACATGCGTGTGCAAGTGTGCCTGCGTGCAAAAGCGTCTGCCTGCAAGGGGGCGTGCGTGCACGTGCACGAGCGGCGCAGCGGGAGCGTGGCCGCGTGCAAGGGGGTGTGCGTGCACGTGCACGAGCGGCGCAGCGGGGAGCGTGGCGGCGTGCAAGGGGGCGTGCGCACACGTGCACGAGCGGCGCAGCGGGAGCGTGGGCGGCGTGCAAGGGGGCGTGCGTGCAAGCGAGCAGGCGCGCGTGGGGGCGCGCAGGACCGcgcgcacacgcgtgtgcaagCCCCGGCGTGCCCAGGAGCGCATCGGCTGGCGCCCGGTCACGCGCCTGCTGGTCTTCGCCTCCGACGACACCTTCCACACGGCGGGGGACGGCAAACTGGGCGGCATCGTCACGCCCAGCGACACCCGCTGCCACCTCGACGCCAGCGGCGTTCTACTCCAAAAGCCACCTCTATGTAAGTCCgcggaggtggggggggggtttgggggggtttgggggcggggggggcaccccagcacccacccccccaccttgCAGGATTACCCTCGGTGGGACACTTGGCCCAGGTGCTCTCGGCCGCCAACATCCAGCCCATCTTCGCCGTGACGGGACCCACCGTGCCCGTCTACcaggtgggtggggggggtggggggtcctggggggggtggggggggtgggggtggggtcccggccccccccccccaccctgagccccctccccgcgcaGGAGCTGAGCCGCCTGATCCCCAAGTCCGTGGTGGGGGAGCTGCGGGAGGACTCCAGCAACGTGGTGCAGCTCATCGCCGACGCCTACAACGTgagggggggcgcggggggccggggggtgctgacacccatgggtgcccccctgacccatccccccccccccacacccctccccccccccagagcCTCTCGTCCACGGTGGAGCTGCAGCACTCGCCGCTGCCCCCCGGCATCAGCCTCAGCTACGAGTCCCACTGCgggggcccccccggcccccccagccccacggcggcTTCTGCGCCGGCGTCCGCGTCAACCAGGaggtggggggcactggggggggacatgggggcactggggggacattgaggggggacatggggacattggggggcactggggggacattgagggggacatggggacattggggggcactgggggacactgaggggcactggggggcactggggggggacatgggacattgggggcactgggggggacatgggggcactggggggcactgggggggacatgggggcactgggggaacATtgaggggcactggggggcactgggggggacatggggacattggggggcactggggggggacatggggcactggggggacattgaggggcactggggggcactgggggaggacatggggacattggggggcactggggggcactggggggggacatgggggcactgggggccactggggggggacatgggggcactggggggacattgaggggcactgggggggacatggggacactggggagcactgggggaggactggggacattggggggcactggggggacatgggggcattgggggggAGTCATGGGTGCAGgtctgggggggcactgggggggcattggggggACATAAGGGGCGTGGGAGACAtgggggggcagcgggcagggctgggctggggggtcccGTGGGGGTGACAGGGCTGGGACAtcgggggacacacgggggtGGGCagagccgccccccccccggctgcccccagccccagggactgATCCTGCACCCGTCCGTGTCCCCGTGTCCTGCGTGGCCGTGTGTCCGACCCGTCTGTGTGTCCTTCTGTGTCCCCGTGTGCCTGGGTGTGTCCGTGGGTGTGTCCGTGGGTGTGTCCGtgggtgtccccgtgtccccgtggGTGTCCCTGtgggtgtccccgtgtccccgtgggtgtccccgtgtccccgtggGTGTCCCCGtgggtgtccccgtgtccccgtgggtgtccccgtgtccccatgggTGTCCCCGtgggtgtccccgtgtccccgtggGCGCCCCCCGCGCAGGTGACCTTCACGGTGCGGGTGCGGGCGGGCGCCTGCCTGGGGTCCCCCCAGCGCGTGGGGCTGCGGGTGCTGGGCTTCGCCGAGGAGCTGAGCCTGGAGCTGGGCACCCTCTGCGAGTGCCCCTGCGCCCACCGCCAGCCCCAGACGCCCCTCTGCCACGGCGGGGACCTGCTCTGCGGGGTCTGCAGGTgccgggggcaggggggtggggggggggtctgtggCATGGGTTGGAGGCAAtgggtgggctggggggctggaggggggctGGAGGGTCCATGGTGGGGCCTGGGTGGGCAATGGGGTGGGCTGGGAcccgggggtgtgtgtggggtgggatggaggcagtggggtgggggggcggttGGAGGGGTGGGTGGAGGGTCCATGGGGGAAGCTGAGGGGCaatgggggggggctgggggctgggggggagggtggggagtcCATGGGTTGGgtgggggtctgtggggggcAGGATAGGGGTCTGTGGGGTAGGATgagaggcagtggggtgggttggggggctggaggggggtgTGGAGGGTCCATGGGGGAGTCTcgggggcagggtgggggtccATGGTGGGAGATGAGGGCGATGGGGGGGTCCATGGGTTGTGTTggggggcaggatggggggTCGTGGGGGGGGTTGAGGGTCaatggggtgggctgggggctgagtGGCGGGGTGGGGGTCCATGGGGTGGGACGGAGGCAAGGGGGCGGGACAGGGGTCTGGGGAGTGGTGGAGGGTTCACGGGGGGAGCtgcggggcagggtgggggggcaAGAGGGTGGACAGAGTcggtggggcagggtgggggtccGTGGGGCTGACCacggctgccccccccccgccaggtGCCCGGGGGGCCGCCAGGGCCGTCGGTGCGAGTGCgaggagggggcggcggcggcggcggaggcggcggggggctgccggccccCCAACAGCACGGGGCCCCCCTGCAGCGGGAGGGCCAGTGCGTGTGCGGCGCCTGCGAGTGCCCCCCCGGGCTCAGCGGGACCCTCTGCCAGTGCGACAGCAGCGCCTGCGAGCGCCACGGGGGGCTGCCCTGCGGAggtgggggcgcgggggggcgcgggggggcgcgggggggcgcggggggacatgggggggatgtgggggagacatggggggacgtggggggacgtggggggacgtggggggacgtggggggacacggggaccggGGGCAtgcggggggacatggggggatgtggggggatgcggggggatgtggggggacatggggggacgtggggggacgtggggggacacggggaccggGGGCAtgcggggggacatggggggatgcggggggatgcggggaggtggggaggatgCGGCGGGACATGGGGGGATATGGGGAGATGGGGGGATATGGGGAGATGCGGGGATGTGGGGGAGACatggggggacgcggggggacacggggactgGGGGATGCGGTGGGGGGGCAATGGGGAGATGCGGGGAGAtgcggggggatgtgggggacgcgggggggacacggggggacacggggactgGGGGATGCGGTGGGGGGGCATGGGGGATgcggggggatgcggggggatgtgggggacgcgggggggacacggggggatgcgggggggacacgggagggGGGTGTGGGGACCGTGCCTGTGCCCATCCTTGGCGTTCCCACCCCTGGGGGGGCCCGTCCCCACGAGTCATCCCCCGTCCGTGGGTCCCGTCCCCACCCTGTGCCCCGTCCCCCATGGGTCCCATCCCtgttcccccccccacctccgTCCCCGCGGGTCCTGTCCCCACGGgtgtccccccccatccccacgggCCCCCTGCCGTGGGTCCTGTCCCCATGGGTCCCCCCCATGGCCCCATCCCCGTGGCCCCCCCCATCCCGTGCCCCATCCCATggcccccccccatccccacgggCCCCTGCCGTGGGTCCTGTCCCATGGgtgtccccccccatccccacgggCCCCCTGCCATGGGTCCTGTCCCCATGggtgtccccccatccctgtgggCCCCCGTCCGTGGGTTCtctccccatgccccccccccatccccacgggCCCCCTGCCGTGGGTCCTGTCCCATGGgtgtccccccccatccccacgggCCCCTGCCGTGGTCCTGTCCCCATGGGTCCCCCCCATGGCCCCATCCCCGTGGCCCCCCCCATCCGTGCCCCATCCCCGTGGggcccccccccatccccacgggCCCCCGTCCGTGGGTTCtctccccatggcccccccccccatccccacgggCCCCCTGCCGTGGGTCCTGTCCCATGGgtgtccccccccatccccgtggGCCCCCGTCCGTGGGTTCtctccccatggccccccccccatccccacgggCCCCCTGCCGTGGGTCCTGTCCCCATGGGTGtcctcccccatccccgtgGGCCCCCGTCCGTGGGTCCTGTCCCCATGGggcccccccccatccccacgggCCCCCTGCCGTGGGTCCTGTCCCCATGggcacccccccatccccgtggGCCCCCTGCCGTGGGTCCTGTCCCCATGGggtccccccccatccccacgggCCCCCGTCCgtgggtccctgtccccatggggccccccccatccccacgggCCCCCTGCCGTGGGTCCCGTCCCCATAggtgtcccccccatccccgtggGCCCCCGTCCGGGGTCCTGTCCCCATgggtgtccccccatccccacgggCCCCCTGCCGTGGGTCCCGTCCCCATAGgtgtccccccccatccccgtggGCCCCCGTCCGTGGTCCTGTCCCCATgggtgtccccccatccccgtggGCCCCCGTCCGTGGGTCCTGTCCCATgggtgtccccccatccccgtggGCCCCCGTCCGTGGGTCCTGTCCCCATgggccccccccatccccacgggCCCCCTGCCGTGGGTCCTGTCCCCATGGgtgtccccccccatccccgtggGCCCCCGTCCGTGGGTCCTGTCCCCATgggccccccccatccccgtggGCCCCCCGCCCGTCCCCGCGGGCCCCCCGCCGCGAGTGGGGGTCCGGCCTGACCCCCGCTGCCCAGGCCCGCAGCGGGGCGAGTGCGTGTGCGGGACGTGCCGGTGCCGCGAGGGCTTCGTGGGCAGCGGGTGCGGGTGCCCCGTGGCGCGGGAGGGCTGCGTGCGGGACGGCCGCGAGTGCAGCGGCCGCGGGCGCTGCGTGTGCgggagctgcctctgccagcccgGCTACGCGGGACCCCTCTGCGCGCGCTGCCCCGCCTGCCGCACCCCCTGCCAGCGCCGCCGGTgcgccccgggggcggggggccgggagggggggccgggagggggagggggactgggagggggaggggggactgggagggggggctgggagggggatcTGGGAATGGGagggggggccgggaggggaagggggggctgGGAAtgggagggggactgggagggggggACTGGGAATgggagggggggctgggaggggggggctgggaatgggagggggactgggagggggactgggaggggaggggggactgTGAATgggagggggggctgggagggggatcTGGGAATGGGagggggggccgggaggggaagggggggctgGGAAtgggagggggactgggaggggggaCTGGGAATGGgagggggggactgggagggggggctgggagggggatcTGGAATGGGagggggggccgggaggggaagggggggctgGGAATGGGAGGGGGACTGGAAtgggagggggactgggaggggggaCTGGGAAtgggagggggactgggaggggggaCTGGGAATGGaaggggggactgggagggggggctgggaggggggacTGGGAATGGgaggggggactgggaggggggggctgggagggggagggggggactgggagggggggctg
The Phalacrocorax carbo chromosome 27, bPhaCar2.1, whole genome shotgun sequence genome window above contains:
- the ITGB7 gene encoding LOW QUALITY PROTEIN: integrin beta-7 (The sequence of the model RefSeq protein was modified relative to this genomic sequence to represent the inferred CDS: inserted 2 bases in 2 codons; deleted 2 bases in 1 codon; substituted 1 base at 1 genomic stop codon), whose protein sequence is MGRPGGLLLLPLLLATPVGAGAASPGSCEPQASCEACVRSHPLCAWCEDPDFTRGGQAEATRCGPREALERAGCPPRAVVQPRGGVRVLADAELGGGGGRGGPTQLRPQSVRLLLRPGEEQSFQVRFRRAQGHPVDLYYLMDLSYSMRDDLENVRKLGSDLLAALRNVTSSVRIGFGSFVDKTVLPYVSTVPSKLQNPCPERREPCDPPAAFRHVLSLTADAGEFAQRVSGQRISGNLDAPEGGFDAIMQVAVCEERIGWRPVTRLLVFASDDTFHTAGDGKLGGIVTPSDTRCHLDASGVLLQKPPLXLPSVGHLAQVLSAANIQPIFAVTGPTVPVYQELSRLIPKSVVGELREDSSNVVQLIADAYNSLSSTVELQHSPLPPGISLSYESHCGGPPGPPSPTXGFCAGVRVNQEVTFTVRVRAGACLGSPQRVGLRVLGFAEELSLELGTLCECPCAHRQPQTPLCHGGDLLCGVCRCPGGRQGRRCECEEGAAAAAEAAGGCRPPNSTGPPCSGXGQCVCGACECPPGLSGTLCQCDSSACERHGGLPCGGPQRGECVCGTCRCREGFVGSGCGCPVAREGCVRDGRECSGRGRCVCGSCLCQPGYAGPLCARCPACRTPCQRRRDCADCGAFGRGPLRGNCSHAVPAPPRARCPRPPATPRGWCRERTEDGRPPLPHRGRGRRRGEEEEEEEEEEEDREVTLIVWAEEGGAGVAGGLVAGLAAGTVALGLLALGLSRLALELCDRREFQRFQRERQRARWAENNPLFRSATTTTVNPHYVPE